The proteins below are encoded in one region of Halocatena salina:
- a CDS encoding NAD(P)-binding protein has protein sequence MSTQPTGQKSDEPSTDEYDVAIVGGGASGLAAAVFTARYGFETVVFDRGPSAIHRCYSIGNYLGFLGIDPAAFLELGRAHAQYEGSEIVDDFVVSVERDADTDGFRLRTQDGCDLTASSVIAASAYNADYLSELDGGEFHESGTHPVDCEEATGRTAIDGLYVAGWLSGSPHQVLISAGHGARVAKSLIEDRRLANGFWEEVAQYWDWQVEGGTYGDESWRQHIDDWVEETIPDDKSISEERRERVTEAVTEERLDFQLSDAEREQRMADGTTLLREHVLGEDPQQQDPKQKQDHEQLEA, from the coding sequence ATGAGCACACAACCCACTGGCCAGAAATCGGACGAACCAAGCACAGATGAATACGACGTGGCGATCGTCGGCGGCGGTGCCTCCGGGCTGGCTGCGGCCGTGTTCACCGCCCGGTATGGGTTCGAGACGGTCGTGTTCGACCGCGGACCGTCCGCGATCCACCGCTGTTACAGCATCGGGAACTATCTCGGCTTTCTCGGTATCGATCCAGCGGCGTTTCTCGAACTCGGGCGCGCGCACGCCCAGTACGAAGGCAGTGAGATCGTCGATGATTTCGTCGTGTCGGTCGAGCGAGACGCTGATACGGACGGATTTCGGCTACGCACTCAGGACGGCTGTGATCTCACTGCCTCCTCGGTGATCGCCGCCTCGGCGTACAACGCGGACTATCTGAGCGAACTCGATGGCGGGGAGTTTCACGAGTCGGGCACCCATCCCGTCGACTGTGAGGAGGCGACTGGACGAACGGCGATCGATGGGCTGTACGTCGCTGGCTGGCTGTCGGGCAGCCCCCATCAGGTGCTCATCAGCGCGGGCCACGGTGCCCGCGTCGCCAAATCACTGATCGAGGACCGTCGCTTGGCAAACGGCTTTTGGGAGGAGGTCGCCCAGTACTGGGACTGGCAGGTCGAAGGCGGCACGTACGGAGATGAGTCGTGGCGACAGCACATCGACGACTGGGTCGAAGAGACGATTCCAGACGACAAATCCATCTCCGAGGAGCGACGCGAGCGTGTCACCGAGGCGGTCACCGAGGAACGGCTGGATTTCCAGCTCTCGGACGCAGAACGGGAACAGCGAATGGCCGACGGAACCACACTGCTCCGTGAACACGTGCTCGGAGAGGACCCACAACAACAGGACCCAAAACAAAAACAGGATCACGAACAGCTCGAAGCCTGA
- a CDS encoding radical SAM protein: MTDPATEGHDAPQAVGRSPATLDVTIVDGYVDEPAHFGVPPYISTYPRYTAGALVDAGVPKERITYHTIDALREDPSRREDIETADLFIYVGGMTVPGNYVGGTPAEPEEVRRMAWTATGTTLVGGPVRFGVGSQNEGATDTERDDLDYDFVAKGDIEAAAYDLVTNGLEGFGNRIRETEEVTRWASKGAFVVESHPNHPDYLIAELETGRGCPYRCSFCTEPLYGNPTFRPPETVVSEVKALADHGVRHFRLGRQADILAYGGDGERPNPDALRSLYGGIRAAIPDDGPRTIHLDNMNPITIVNWPELAREGIRIIAEHNTPGDTAAFGLESADPVVQEENNLNVSAEECFQAVKIVNEAGGWRPGESPGDGPTHGTRAKRLPKLLPGINLLHGLKGEREETYEHNLNFLHEVYDAGLMVRRVNIRQVMAFDGTDMSDTGAEIAHDHKRQFKQYKQTVREEIDNPMLERVAPRGTRLPDVHLEYHKDGKTFGRQLGTYPLLVAVPGERPLGRSIDVAVTDHGYRSVTGVPYPLDLNSASMDELTAVPGVGRSRAGTIVVNRPYSSIDDATGELDVDIHDFTTVDRAGEGTSS; the protein is encoded by the coding sequence ATGACCGACCCGGCGACAGAGGGACACGATGCCCCTCAAGCAGTCGGACGTAGTCCGGCGACACTCGACGTGACGATCGTGGACGGCTACGTCGACGAGCCGGCGCATTTCGGCGTTCCGCCGTACATTTCTACGTATCCGCGCTACACTGCTGGCGCGCTCGTCGACGCCGGTGTTCCGAAAGAACGGATCACCTACCACACCATCGACGCGCTCCGGGAGGATCCGTCCCGCCGCGAGGACATCGAGACCGCCGATCTGTTCATCTACGTCGGCGGCATGACCGTCCCCGGAAACTACGTGGGCGGGACACCGGCGGAACCGGAGGAAGTCCGCCGGATGGCGTGGACCGCGACCGGCACGACCCTCGTCGGTGGCCCGGTCCGGTTCGGTGTCGGATCCCAAAACGAAGGGGCAACCGACACCGAACGCGACGATCTCGACTACGATTTCGTTGCGAAAGGCGACATCGAGGCCGCTGCCTACGATCTCGTCACGAACGGGCTGGAGGGCTTTGGCAACCGCATCCGAGAGACCGAGGAGGTCACTCGCTGGGCCAGCAAGGGCGCGTTCGTCGTCGAAAGCCACCCCAACCACCCCGACTATCTCATCGCGGAGCTCGAAACCGGGCGTGGCTGTCCGTACCGCTGTTCGTTCTGCACGGAGCCGCTGTACGGAAACCCGACGTTCCGCCCGCCCGAAACCGTCGTGAGCGAAGTTAAGGCACTCGCCGACCACGGGGTGCGCCACTTCCGGCTGGGACGGCAAGCCGATATCCTCGCGTACGGCGGCGACGGCGAACGGCCCAATCCCGACGCGCTCCGTTCGCTGTACGGCGGGATCCGTGCGGCGATCCCCGACGACGGCCCGAGAACGATCCACCTCGACAATATGAACCCGATCACGATCGTGAACTGGCCCGAACTGGCTCGGGAGGGGATTCGGATCATCGCTGAGCACAACACGCCGGGGGATACAGCCGCGTTCGGGCTCGAAAGCGCCGATCCGGTCGTACAGGAGGAGAACAACCTCAACGTGAGCGCCGAAGAATGCTTCCAAGCAGTGAAGATCGTGAACGAGGCCGGCGGCTGGCGACCCGGCGAATCGCCCGGCGACGGTCCAACGCACGGGACACGAGCCAAACGCCTGCCGAAACTGCTCCCCGGTATCAACCTTCTCCACGGGCTGAAAGGCGAGCGCGAGGAAACGTACGAGCACAATCTGAACTTTCTCCATGAGGTGTACGACGCGGGACTGATGGTCAGACGGGTGAACATCCGGCAGGTGATGGCCTTCGATGGCACCGACATGAGCGATACGGGCGCTGAGATCGCCCACGACCACAAACGGCAGTTCAAGCAGTACAAACAGACGGTGCGCGAGGAGATCGACAATCCGATGCTCGAACGGGTCGCCCCCCGAGGGACCCGTCTGCCGGACGTCCATTTGGAGTATCACAAAGACGGGAAGACGTTCGGTCGCCAGCTCGGAACGTATCCGCTGCTCGTCGCAGTGCCGGGTGAACGTCCGTTGGGTCGTTCGATCGACGTCGCCGTCACGGACCATGGCTACCGATCGGTCACCGGCGTTCCATATCCACTCGATCTCAACAGCGCTTCGATGGATGAGCTGACCGCGGTTCCGGGTGTCGGACGGAGCCGAGCCGGAACGATCGTCGTGAACCGGCCATACTCCTCGATCGATGACGCCACCGGAGAACTCGACGTCGATATTCACGATTTCACGACAGTCGATCGAGCCGGCGAAGGAACGTCATCCTGA
- a CDS encoding flippase-like domain-containing protein — MSVEVSVVLPAYNEESRIERTVQTTLDTLASFLPEGSYEVIVAEDGCDDATPEIATRIAEETDAVRHVHSDSRLGRGRALEYAFRRSEGETLVYFDTDLATDMSHLRELIESVRSGEYDVATGSRWIPGSVADRPIKRSFPSRGFNWLVRQLLGSELRDHQCGFKAFDRTALLSVLDAVEDEHWFWDTEVLVHAQRQGYRVKEFAVDWEPVEDTKVDLVRDLLGMGSQILRCWWTFTVQPRITRGVTIAGGALLVIVAIALMSVYIDPRAVIDEIQRANPWYLAGGAVVYLLSWPLRGMRYRDILREQGYTENTWFLTGAVFISQTGNLVIPARIGDAVRAYVVKMRRGIPYASGFASLAVERVFDLLTITVLSTVVFLGLAVSNVDVWQLGSVSQTGSESGRTALIVALGVGVAAILATFAIILSARSDRNYVRSAITAVSSDTYADYVASAVERFAGDIQTVTSSPAAFVQVAASSIAIWTLDVVTALFVFAAFDIDLALMTFISVGFFAVSVGNLAKVLPLSPNGVGLYEGAFSIIVVVFTPVAGPTAAAAAMVDHAIKNIMTVVGGIVSTLVLNVSLTTAVKESRDIQPSETD, encoded by the coding sequence ATGAGTGTTGAGGTGAGTGTCGTCCTCCCCGCGTACAACGAGGAGTCGAGGATCGAGCGGACGGTTCAGACGACACTCGATACGCTCGCCTCGTTTCTCCCAGAGGGGAGCTACGAGGTGATCGTCGCAGAGGACGGTTGTGATGATGCCACGCCGGAAATAGCAACGCGCATCGCCGAAGAGACGGACGCCGTCCGGCACGTTCACAGCGATAGCCGTCTCGGTCGCGGTCGAGCGCTCGAATACGCGTTTCGCCGCTCGGAGGGAGAGACCCTCGTCTATTTCGACACCGATCTCGCAACGGATATGTCCCATCTTCGGGAATTGATCGAGAGCGTTCGCTCCGGAGAGTACGATGTCGCGACCGGTTCTCGGTGGATTCCGGGATCGGTTGCCGACCGTCCAATCAAACGCAGTTTTCCGAGTCGAGGATTTAACTGGCTCGTCAGACAGTTGCTCGGCTCCGAACTCCGGGATCATCAGTGTGGTTTCAAAGCCTTCGATCGAACGGCGCTGCTTTCCGTGCTCGATGCTGTCGAGGACGAACACTGGTTTTGGGACACTGAGGTGTTGGTCCACGCTCAACGACAGGGATACCGCGTCAAGGAGTTCGCCGTCGATTGGGAGCCCGTCGAGGACACGAAAGTCGATCTCGTCCGAGACTTGCTCGGGATGGGAAGCCAGATCCTCCGGTGTTGGTGGACGTTCACCGTCCAACCCCGCATCACACGAGGGGTGACGATCGCGGGCGGCGCGTTGCTCGTCATCGTAGCCATCGCTCTCATGTCTGTTTACATCGATCCGAGAGCAGTCATCGACGAGATACAGCGGGCGAATCCGTGGTATCTCGCCGGCGGAGCGGTCGTGTATCTCCTCTCGTGGCCGCTGCGAGGAATGCGTTACCGCGACATCCTCAGAGAGCAAGGATACACCGAAAACACGTGGTTTCTCACGGGAGCGGTGTTCATCAGTCAGACCGGCAATCTCGTCATCCCGGCGCGGATCGGTGACGCCGTTCGTGCGTATGTGGTGAAGATGCGCCGAGGGATCCCATACGCCTCCGGATTCGCCTCGCTCGCCGTCGAGCGCGTGTTCGATCTCCTCACGATCACTGTCCTCTCGACGGTCGTGTTCCTCGGACTAGCCGTTTCGAACGTCGACGTGTGGCAGCTCGGTTCGGTCTCCCAAACCGGATCGGAAAGCGGTCGCACCGCGCTCATCGTCGCGCTCGGGGTCGGCGTGGCGGCGATCCTCGCTACGTTTGCTATCATTCTGAGTGCGCGGTCCGATCGGAACTACGTCCGATCCGCGATCACGGCTGTCAGTTCCGATACCTACGCCGACTACGTGGCAAGCGCAGTCGAACGGTTTGCTGGCGACATCCAAACCGTGACCAGTTCTCCCGCCGCGTTCGTTCAGGTCGCTGCAAGTAGTATCGCCATCTGGACACTTGATGTCGTGACGGCGTTGTTCGTCTTTGCCGCCTTCGATATCGACCTCGCGTTGATGACGTTCATCTCGGTCGGATTTTTCGCCGTGAGCGTCGGCAATCTCGCGAAGGTACTCCCTCTCTCACCCAACGGCGTCGGGCTGTACGAAGGGGCGTTTTCGATCATCGTCGTCGTGTTCACACCAGTTGCTGGTCCGACAGCAGCAGCAGCGGCGATGGTCGATCACGCCATCAAAAACATCATGACTGTGGTCGGTGGCATCGTCTCGACGCTCGTGTTGAACGTTTCGCTCACCACCGCCGTCAAGGAGAGCCGGGACATCCAACCGAGCGAAACGGATTAA
- a CDS encoding transcription initiation factor IIB — translation MSDSNTRIRERTEEQETEDTGETVNCPECGGKLATDSEHGETVCIECGLVVETDEIDRGPEWRAFDATEKDKKSRVGAPTTNMMHDKGLSTNIDWRDKDAYGNSLGSRQRAKMQRLRKWNERFRTRDSKERNLKQALGEIDRMSSALGLPETVRETASVIYRRALDENLLPGRSIEGVATSAVYAAARQAGVPRSLDEISDVSRVEKSEIARTYRYVVRELGLEVKPADPESYVPRFASSLGLSDEAENRARQLLRSAKEQGVHSGKSPVGLAAAAVYAAALLTNEKTTQAAVSEVADISEVTIRNRYHELLEAEQDLPA, via the coding sequence ATGAGCGATTCGAACACGCGAATCCGAGAACGTACAGAGGAACAGGAGACGGAGGACACAGGAGAGACGGTAAACTGTCCGGAGTGTGGTGGCAAACTCGCAACGGACAGCGAACACGGTGAGACGGTTTGTATAGAGTGTGGGCTCGTCGTCGAGACTGACGAGATCGACCGTGGACCAGAGTGGCGGGCGTTTGACGCCACAGAGAAGGACAAGAAGTCCCGCGTTGGGGCCCCGACAACCAACATGATGCACGACAAGGGGTTGTCGACCAACATCGACTGGCGGGATAAGGACGCCTACGGCAACTCGCTTGGATCGCGCCAACGCGCGAAAATGCAGCGGCTGCGCAAGTGGAACGAGCGGTTCCGGACACGGGACTCCAAAGAGCGCAACCTGAAACAGGCATTGGGTGAGATTGACCGCATGAGTTCGGCTCTCGGTCTGCCCGAAACCGTCCGCGAGACCGCGTCAGTGATCTACCGGCGCGCGCTGGATGAGAACCTTCTGCCGGGGCGCTCGATCGAGGGCGTCGCTACGTCCGCGGTGTACGCCGCTGCACGGCAGGCAGGGGTTCCCCGGAGTCTTGATGAGATATCCGACGTATCCCGGGTCGAGAAGAGTGAGATCGCGCGCACCTACCGGTACGTCGTCCGGGAGCTCGGTCTCGAAGTCAAACCTGCCGATCCGGAAAGTTACGTGCCACGTTTTGCATCGTCGCTCGGTCTCTCTGATGAGGCCGAAAATCGGGCGCGCCAACTCCTTCGTAGCGCCAAAGAACAGGGCGTTCATTCGGGGAAAAGCCCGGTCGGATTGGCTGCCGCTGCGGTGTATGCTGCTGCCCTCCTCACGAACGAGAAGACGACACAGGCGGCTGTCAGCGAAGTCGCTGATATCTCCGAAGTCACGATCCGTAATCGGTATCACGAACTACTTGAAGCTGAGCAGGATCTACCGGCGTAA